In Candidatus Binataceae bacterium, a genomic segment contains:
- the hemB gene encoding porphobilinogen synthase produces MPFPINRPRRLRRNDTLRRMIRETRLSPDNLIHPLFVCPGRGVVNPVPSMPGVAQLSVDRVAAEARAIHAAGVPAIILFGIPERKDALGSEAWNDNGEVQRAIREVKEKVPGLVVITDVCMCEYTDHGHCGAIKGTDVDNDATLELLSREALSHARAGADIVAPSDMMDGRVAAIRTALDRDGFSEIAIMAYSAKFASAFYGPFRDAAESAPQFGDRRSYQMDPPNGEEALREVALDLEEGADIVMVKPALPYLDLIWRVKNEFRVPVAAYNVSGEYAMIRAAGINGWLDEDRTIMEVLTSIRRAGADLILTYFAKEVAKKL; encoded by the coding sequence ATGCCTTTTCCAATTAACCGGCCGCGGCGGCTTAGACGCAACGACACATTGCGCCGCATGATCCGTGAGACGCGGCTTTCACCGGACAACCTGATTCACCCGCTCTTCGTCTGCCCCGGACGCGGGGTGGTGAATCCTGTTCCTTCGATGCCCGGGGTGGCGCAGCTTTCGGTCGACCGGGTGGCAGCCGAAGCGCGCGCAATTCATGCTGCGGGTGTTCCCGCGATAATCCTGTTCGGGATTCCCGAGCGCAAGGACGCGCTTGGCAGCGAAGCTTGGAACGACAATGGCGAGGTCCAGCGCGCCATCCGCGAGGTCAAGGAGAAGGTTCCCGGCTTGGTCGTGATCACCGACGTGTGCATGTGCGAGTACACCGATCACGGCCATTGCGGAGCGATCAAAGGCACCGACGTCGACAACGATGCGACGCTGGAATTGCTCTCACGCGAGGCGCTTTCGCACGCGCGAGCCGGCGCGGATATCGTCGCGCCATCGGACATGATGGATGGGCGAGTCGCTGCGATTCGCACTGCGTTGGATCGGGACGGATTCTCCGAGATTGCGATTATGGCGTACTCAGCTAAATTCGCCTCGGCGTTTTACGGACCCTTCCGCGACGCCGCGGAATCGGCGCCTCAATTCGGGGATCGGCGCTCGTACCAGATGGACCCGCCAAACGGAGAGGAAGCGCTACGTGAGGTCGCGCTCGACCTGGAAGAGGGTGCCGACATCGTGATGGTGAAACCGGCACTGCCATACCTTGATCTGATCTGGCGGGTGAAAAACGAGTTTCGGGTGCCGGTCGCCGCCTACAACGTCTCGGGCGAATACGCGATGATCCGTGCCGCGGGCATCAACGGCTGGCTCGACGAGGATCGCACGATCATGGAAGTACTCACCAGCATCCGCCGCGCCGGTGCCGACCTGATACTGACCTACTTCGCCAAGGAAGTGGCGAAGAAGCTCTAG